The window ACCCGCCGGGACGTCGTTTGCGCTGGTGCTGGCCGTCACCGCACTGGTTGGAGGCACTTGGGCGATGCGTCGGGCCGAACAGCCCGACGCCTGATCGTTCCGTTGTCGGGACGGGCATGCTTCTGATGCGGGGGCGACGAACCGGCCTGCCCGGTGTGGCTATCTGCGACGAAATATCTCGAGCGGGCGACCGCAACGGCCGACGCAACGCTGACAACACGCCAGCGTGCGTCTGCTATGCCGTGCGGAACAGACGTCCATACATGCGCCCAGGCACTGGAGCGAATGATTGCAAGCGGCCGAACGCCACTTGTTGTGGTCGGCCGAAGCCGAACCGGAGCGAACGATCAGCGTTCCCTAAAGCAGACGCTCACTGGTTACTCGGGCGGCAATTTGATGTCGGCGTTTGCATAGCCGCCTAATTGGTCACGCGCAAGCACGTGATGAGCACACTCAAGCCACTCCGGAAAAACTGCAGCGTCCATCGGTGCGCCCTGCCCATTCGGTCCACCCCAAAGAGCAAGGTTACCGAGAAGTGCGCCCACTACATCGGGCCTATCGAGGCGCTCCCACTCCCGCTCGAGAAACTCAAACATCATCAGATACGCTTGGCGCAGCGTAACGGCAGTTTCCATTGACAGTCGTTCCATATCTCCCGCGGTTTCGGTCAAAAATTGGAGTCTAGCTCGACTGCCGGTCAGCGGCTGCGTTCAGCCCCGCCGTTGACCTGGATCACCTGGCCCGTGACGTGCAGCGCATCGGGCGACGCGAGCCAGCCGATCGCATTCGCGATGTCGTCCGGCGTGCCCGCGCGGCCGTTCAGCGATTCCGCGATCTTGTCCTTGCGCTGCGCGTCCGACAGCGCCGCGCCGAAGAACTCGGTGTCCGCGACGAAGCCGGGTGCCACCGTGTTCACGGTCACGCCTTTGGGCCCCAGCGCCTTCGCGAGATCGGCGGTATATGGATGCAGCGCGGCCTTCGACGCGCCATAGCAGCCGACGCCCGAGCCGCGCAACGCGGCGATCGAGCTCAGGAAGACGACGCGCCCGCCCGGTTGGCGCAGATGCGGCAGCAGCGCTTCCGTCAGCAGCACCGCCGACAGCGTGTTCTTGCGGAAGTTGTCGGTCCAGCGGCGCGCGACGCCCGCGAGGCCGTCCGCATACGTATCGGGCGGAGCTTGCCGCAGCACGTGCCCGCCCGCCGCGTTGACGATCGCGTCGACCGTCGGGAATCGCGCAATCAACGTGCGCACGATCGCTTCGACCTGCTCCGGCACCGCCAGGTCCGCGACCAGCGGCACCACGGCCGGCGCATCGGGACATGCAT of the Burkholderia ubonensis subsp. mesacidophila genome contains:
- a CDS encoding SDR family NAD(P)-dependent oxidoreductase: MKQVAVVSGGGTGIGFATARHFAQRGAQVAIVGRRADVLAHAVEQIGNACPDAPAVVPLVADLAVPEQVEAIVRTLIARFPTVDAIVNAAGGHVLRQAPPDTYADGLAGVARRWTDNFRKNTLSAVLLTEALLPHLRQPGGRVVFLSSIAALRGSGVGCYGASKAALHPYTADLAKALGPKGVTVNTVAPGFVADTEFFGAALSDAQRKDKIAESLNGRAGTPDDIANAIGWLASPDALHVTGQVIQVNGGAERSR